CTGCTGGAAAAGCTGATGGGCAATCCGGCGGTGACCATCACCCCCTATACCGCGATCTTCGAGATCACCGAGCGCGAGGTCGAGGCCTATAACGTCGTCACTTGGGAACCGACCACCATCGAGGATGTGGACAGCGTCGTGATCTCGGCCGGCGGTATTGCCGATGAAACCCTCATCGAGCCGCTGCGCAACGCCCACCCGTCGGTCCGCGTGATCGGCGATTGCTTCCAGCCACGCGACATTGAGCTGTCGATTACCGATGGTCACAAGGTCGGTCGCGAGATCTAATTTCCAACCCTGTGGCGGGGGGGGGGGCTTCCCGCCCGCCGCAACAACTATCCTGTATGGATCTTGGGAGAACTGATTATGACCAATGCTGTTGCCGTCATCACCGGCGGATCGAGCGGTCTGGGCGAAGCCGCCGCGCTGCGCTTTGCCCGGGACGGCTATGATGTCGTGCTGCTAGACGTTGACAAGACCGGTGGCGAGCGTGTGGCGGACGTCGTGCGCGCGCTTGGCCGCAAAGCCGCCTTCCAGTTTTGCGATGTCGGCAATCCGGCCGCGGTCGATGCGGCCGCGCAGATGGTCTCGGAAAACTTCGGCCCGGTCGAAGTGCTGGTGACCTCGGCCGCGCTGCAGCCGAACCCGGAATGCATCATGACCATGGACATGGACTGGCACGACAAGATGTGGCGGGTGAACTACTTCGGCACCGTCTATACCTGTCAGGCCTTTGCGCGGCTGATGATCCCGAACAACAAGGGTTCCATCGTCACGCTGGGGTCGATCCACAGCCGGATGCCGCTGCCGCTGCCGGGCTACAACGTCATCAAGGTCGCGATCGAGCGCTTTACCCAGCTGCTGGCGGTCGAGCTGGGCCGCTTCACCATCCGGGTGAACTGCGTCGGCCCGACCCATGTGATGACGCCGCCGCTGCTGAAGGCGATTGCCGAAGGCGAGCGCGACGAAAGCAAGATCATGGCGCCGCATGCGCTGCCCTACCTGCCCGAGCCGGAAGATGTCGCCGGTGCCATCGCCTTCCTCGCGTCGGATCAGGCCAAGGCCATCACCGGTGTGCTGCTGCCCATCGACAGCGGCATCATCGCGGGCGACGCCTTTGTCACCTATGCCGGTGGTATTCCCTGGCTGAAGTGATCCTGACCTGCTGACATGGCTCCGCCTGCACGCGACTGCGGGCGAGCTTACGGTTTTTGCCCGGATGCCGAACCGCGTCCCGGCCCGCAATTCCATGAGGAAATCCGATGATCAAGCGTATCCAACCCGGCCGGCGCATCTGTCAGGCCGTGGTCGCCAATGGCACCGTCACCACCTCGGGCATCACCGGCACCGGCACTGATGCCGAGGCGCAGACCCGCGACATCCTCGCGCAGGTCGATGCCCTGCTGGCCGAGGCCGGAACCAACAAAAGCAATCTGATCAGCGCGACCGTCTGGCTGCGCGACGTGGCGGATTTCGACGCCATGAACCGCGCCTGGGATGCCTGGGTCGATCCGGCCAATGTGCCGGTCCGCGCCACCATCGAGGCGCGCCTGTTCACGCCCGACCTGCAGGTCGAAATCCAGATCAGCGCAGCGGTCTGATCCGCCACCGCCATGAAAGGAGCCATGATGAAGGTTCTCGTGCCAGTTAAGCGCGTGCTCGACTACAGCGTTAAGGCCCGTGTTAAAGGTCCTTCACCGAATTCACATTGAGGCTCTTACGGACGATGAAAGCCTGCCCGTGTAGAGGTTGCCCTGGCTCAACAGCCGCTGGGAGGAAGGGGCACGGAACGCTTCGGCACTCTGGCGTGAGATGAAGACGAAGGGTTTTGTGGTGTCAGTACCGGAGCAATACTCCCCAATAGTGCCGTTTGAATCTTCCCCAGGTGCTGCGGCCGCCGGTCTTCCGGGGCGGGCCCCGGAAGACCGGCGGCGCGTCATCGCCGATACTCCTTCCGATGGTCGGGAGGGGGATTTTGGTGATCAAGCTGAGGGAGACGATCATGATCCTGGATCTGCATCAGCAGGGGCTGACGGTGTCGGCCATTTCCAGAGAAACGGGCATCGACCGCAAGACGGTGCGCAAATACATAGAGCGAGG
The DNA window shown above is from Shinella zoogloeoides and carries:
- a CDS encoding SDR family oxidoreductase, with protein sequence MTNAVAVITGGSSGLGEAAALRFARDGYDVVLLDVDKTGGERVADVVRALGRKAAFQFCDVGNPAAVDAAAQMVSENFGPVEVLVTSAALQPNPECIMTMDMDWHDKMWRVNYFGTVYTCQAFARLMIPNNKGSIVTLGSIHSRMPLPLPGYNVIKVAIERFTQLLAVELGRFTIRVNCVGPTHVMTPPLLKAIAEGERDESKIMAPHALPYLPEPEDVAGAIAFLASDQAKAITGVLLPIDSGIIAGDAFVTYAGGIPWLK
- a CDS encoding RidA family protein, giving the protein MIKRIQPGRRICQAVVANGTVTTSGITGTGTDAEAQTRDILAQVDALLAEAGTNKSNLISATVWLRDVADFDAMNRAWDAWVDPANVPVRATIEARLFTPDLQVEIQISAAV